TCGCCACCTCGAAGACGCCATTTGGTCCGGCTGAGGATTTGGAATGGAAGCGGTTCGTGGTGAAATTGATCACCAAGGCGGAAGCTGATGTGCTTCCAATCTATTTCCACGGAAAAAACAGTCGGCTTTTTCAGATTGCGACCAATATCCACGAGACACTACGCATGGGTATGTTACTGCACGAAGCGCGCAATAAAATGGGTAAAAGCCTCAATGTGACCATCGGCGATGTGGTCCCTTTCAGTGACCTGAAAGACATCAAAAACAAGCAGGAGCTACTGGATAAGCTGAAGGAGATTACGCTTAGTTATGGTGAGGCTTAATCATTTCGCTTATTAAACCATTCAGAGATACTATCGAAAAAGCTTGTCTTAGGAGCATACCCTAATTCTGTTTTAGCTTTTTCAATGGACAATACCGAATGCTGATTCAAATAATCAAATGATTGCCTGGATACGCCTACTCTGATCCCTAACCACTCCTTTAACGCGATGATTTTTTCAATCAGAGAAGCAGGGATGTGCTTTAGCTTCCGATGACCCGCTTGGTGAAAGGCTATTTCGGAAAAGACCTCTTCCAACAGATAGGTCCGATCATCCGCTATGTTGTAGACATGCAATCCCTTTTTGGACTGGTCCATGCACAACAAAGACGCATCAAGTAGTTGTCTCACATGTGTAAGACTACTTTCAAAGTGCAAAGTTCCTGGAGCAATCATGAAGCTACCTCGTACCAGTTTCTGAATACGCGGCAATAAGGTCCGGTCTCCAGGTCCGTATACAGCCCTG
This DNA window, taken from Cytophagales bacterium, encodes the following:
- a CDS encoding NAD(P)-dependent oxidoreductase → MKILITGASGFIGGYLAEQLAGNPEFQILATGRSVCRRFDDLTNVTYFRLDLSVICSEKIECDICIHAAGLADDQSSEAELMRANVDTVNNLAESISNCQCMIHISSSSVYDYSDGQVKSETDATLDKRLSDYGKSKLLSEQVMAKVGIQRIYILRPRAVYGPGDRTLLPRIQKLVRGSFMIAPGTLHFESSLTHVRQLLDASLLCMDQSKKGLHVYNIADDRTYLLEEVFSEIAFHQAGHRKLKHIPASLIEKIIALKEWLGIRVGVSRQSFDYLNQHSVLSIEKAKTELGYAPKTSFFDSISEWFNKRND